The following are encoded in a window of uncultured Ilyobacter sp. genomic DNA:
- a CDS encoding sugar phosphate isomerase/epimerase, with product MKFGYAASSGEKNIFDSIKYAKDNGFSSVELNVNMPIFFPENFTAEEKKQIKKYREDLGVEITLHAPEDLTLLQLQEDIRIATIKRFKKVIDFASDIGATRLTMHVGPAVCFTLTDRKSYLDETYHDEYKVILKESLIELADYSMGKTILCVENSGRFPEKLVQETLEEVLEENKNLFLTWDIGHSYENLYNEVDFFIRHKDRIRTCHVHDNNGKSDHQIIGKGGVDFKKHFDIMGQKEMTYIIEVRPRENALKSLEIFNEMSL from the coding sequence ATGAAATTTGGATACGCAGCTTCTTCTGGAGAAAAAAATATATTTGATTCTATAAAATATGCAAAGGACAATGGTTTCTCTTCAGTGGAATTAAACGTAAATATGCCTATATTTTTCCCAGAAAATTTTACAGCAGAAGAAAAAAAACAGATAAAAAAATATCGTGAGGATTTAGGGGTCGAGATAACTCTCCACGCTCCCGAAGATCTTACACTGCTTCAGCTTCAAGAGGATATAAGAATCGCCACGATCAAAAGATTTAAAAAGGTCATAGATTTTGCCAGTGATATAGGGGCAACTCGTCTCACTATGCATGTAGGCCCAGCTGTATGCTTTACCCTCACAGACAGAAAATCATACCTTGATGAAACCTACCATGATGAATACAAGGTAATTTTAAAAGAATCCCTTATTGAACTTGCAGATTATTCTATGGGCAAGACTATTCTTTGTGTAGAAAACTCCGGACGTTTCCCTGAGAAATTGGTACAGGAAACTCTCGAGGAAGTTTTAGAGGAAAATAAAAACCTCTTTTTGACATGGGATATAGGACACTCATATGAAAACCTATATAACGAGGTGGATTTTTTCATAAGGCATAAAGACAGAATAAGAACCTGCCACGTGCATGACAACAACGGAAAAAGTGACCACCAGATAATAGGCAAGGGGGGCGTGGATTTTAAAAAACACTTTGACATCATGGGGCAGAAAGAGATGACCTATATTATAGAGGTAAGACCCCGTGAGAATGCCTTAAAGTCCCTTGAAATTTTCAATGAAATGTCTCTCTAG
- a CDS encoding carbon starvation protein A: MITFLLALATLIGGYFIYGKIVENIFGINESRPTPAVSLADGVDFCEISWGRAFLIQFLNIAGLGPIFGAVAGALWGPAAFLWIVFGCIFAGSVHDYLAGMLSLRHDGSTIAEVVGKYLGNGPKNFMRVFSVVLLVLVGVVFIVGPAGILTSIIPSVGKMTWVGIIIVYYIVATVLPVDKLISKIYPIFGLSLIIMGLGIGLGLFVKGYQIPELTLQNLNPKGTPFYPFLFITIACGAISGFHATQSPLMARCLKNEKEGRRVFFGSMIAEGVIALIWAAAAMTFFGSTEGLAQAGAAGVVVNTISNSMLGKVGGALALLGVVACPITSGDTAFRSARLAIADATNLKQGPIKNRFLIAIPLFIVGISLCFMDFGIIWRYFAWSNQTLATIVLWAGAVYLANNGKNFWIAAIPGTFMTGVVTTYIIIAPEGLRMSTAIGYPLGIIAAIAAIIAFLKMKKVQPIEDVEEIL, translated from the coding sequence ATGATAACTTTTCTATTAGCCTTGGCAACTTTAATTGGTGGTTATTTTATTTATGGTAAAATTGTTGAAAATATTTTTGGTATCAACGAAAGCAGGCCTACACCTGCTGTTAGTCTTGCCGATGGTGTTGATTTTTGTGAAATTAGTTGGGGAAGGGCTTTTCTTATACAATTTCTTAATATCGCCGGCCTAGGTCCAATATTTGGAGCCGTTGCAGGGGCTCTATGGGGACCTGCTGCCTTTCTGTGGATTGTATTTGGATGCATATTTGCAGGATCAGTTCACGACTACCTTGCAGGGATGCTTTCTCTCAGACACGATGGCTCCACAATAGCCGAAGTTGTAGGTAAATACCTTGGAAATGGACCTAAAAATTTTATGAGGGTTTTCTCGGTAGTGCTTCTCGTTCTTGTGGGAGTAGTTTTTATCGTTGGCCCTGCTGGTATATTAACAAGTATCATTCCAAGTGTAGGTAAGATGACTTGGGTTGGGATTATAATTGTTTATTATATTGTAGCTACAGTTCTTCCAGTGGATAAGCTGATATCCAAAATATATCCAATATTTGGATTATCACTTATCATAATGGGACTAGGAATTGGTTTAGGTCTTTTTGTAAAAGGATACCAGATTCCAGAGTTAACTCTTCAAAATCTTAATCCAAAAGGTACTCCTTTTTATCCGTTTCTTTTTATAACAATTGCCTGTGGAGCAATATCTGGTTTCCACGCTACCCAATCACCCCTTATGGCTAGATGTCTTAAGAATGAAAAAGAGGGTAGAAGAGTATTTTTCGGATCTATGATAGCAGAAGGGGTCATTGCTCTCATTTGGGCAGCAGCAGCCATGACTTTTTTTGGTAGTACAGAAGGCCTTGCCCAAGCAGGAGCCGCAGGTGTAGTTGTAAACACAATTTCTAACTCAATGCTCGGTAAAGTCGGCGGAGCACTTGCACTTTTGGGTGTAGTTGCATGTCCTATCACCTCTGGAGATACTGCATTTAGGAGTGCAAGACTTGCAATTGCAGACGCTACAAACCTCAAACAGGGACCTATAAAAAACAGGTTCTTAATTGCAATCCCCCTGTTTATAGTAGGAATTTCTCTTTGCTTCATGGATTTTGGAATAATCTGGAGATACTTTGCCTGGTCTAATCAAACACTTGCAACCATAGTGCTATGGGCCGGTGCAGTTTATCTGGCAAATAACGGCAAAAATTTCTGGATAGCGGCAATTCCAGGAACGTTTATGACAGGAGTTGTTACAACATATATAATAATTGCCCCAGAAGGTTTGAGAATGTCTACAGCTATAGGTTATCCTCTGGGAATAATCGCTGCAATAGCTGCAATCATAGCTTTCCTTAAAATGAAAAAGGTTCAACCTATTGAAGATGTAGAAGAAATTCTTTAA
- a CDS encoding 2-hydroxyacid dehydrogenase yields MLISIYLWKELDHFKKAIENLGKEFPYVEIKTYFTKEEKDYGDSDVILAVDMTLEEAKKASKMKAIFVPYTGLDEFPQKYLEERKVEIYHSYAKSKYVAERALTLALGIMGKVTEYDLDMRRGNWGPRTGGKNRWETLFDKRCALLGIGHIGQNIASLLKPFTEEIYTLDRGKRYTDVKKYFKTVEELAENCDVFFLSLPLNENTEGIIDEKILNKLNGKYLINVGRGKTVEEKALYESLRDGNLKGAGIEVWYDYPDRVKKECFPSKYPFQELENIIMSPHVATFSKEDVWIYFDDIMEQLKNYIRKQEEKK; encoded by the coding sequence ATGTTAATCAGCATATATCTTTGGAAAGAATTAGACCACTTTAAAAAGGCCATAGAAAACCTGGGAAAAGAGTTCCCCTATGTAGAAATAAAGACATATTTTACGAAGGAAGAAAAAGACTATGGTGATTCAGATGTTATTCTGGCAGTGGATATGACCCTGGAGGAAGCAAAAAAAGCTTCCAAGATGAAAGCTATTTTTGTCCCTTATACCGGACTGGACGAGTTTCCACAAAAATACCTAGAAGAGAGAAAAGTTGAGATATATCACAGCTATGCAAAGTCAAAATATGTGGCAGAAAGAGCCCTCACCCTGGCCCTTGGAATAATGGGGAAAGTCACTGAGTACGACCTGGATATGAGAAGGGGTAACTGGGGTCCTAGAACGGGAGGTAAAAACCGGTGGGAGACTCTTTTTGATAAAAGATGCGCCCTCTTAGGAATAGGACATATCGGTCAGAATATAGCATCTCTTCTCAAACCCTTCACTGAGGAGATATATACTCTCGACAGGGGTAAACGCTATACAGACGTGAAGAAGTATTTTAAAACTGTAGAGGAGCTGGCTGAAAACTGCGATGTCTTTTTCCTCTCTCTGCCTCTGAATGAAAACACAGAGGGTATCATAGATGAAAAAATACTAAATAAGCTCAATGGAAAATATCTTATCAATGTAGGTCGGGGAAAAACAGTAGAAGAGAAGGCCCTTTATGAATCTTTAAGAGATGGAAATCTCAAGGGGGCAGGTATAGAGGTTTGGTATGATTATCCTGACAGAGTAAAAAAAGAGTGTTTCCCATCCAAATATCCTTTCCAAGAACTTGAAAACATTATAATGTCGCCACATGTGGCAACCTTTTCGAAGGAAGACGTATGGATTTATTTCGATGATATTATGGAACAGTTAAAGAATTACATAAGAAAACAAGAGGAAAAGAAATAA
- a CDS encoding aminodeoxychorismate/anthranilate synthase component II — MILMIDNYDSFTYNLVQYLSQLGEEVVVKRNDEITSEEIEKLSPNMIVISPGPCTPDDAGISLEVIENFKGKIPILGICLGHQSIAQAFGAKIIKASEPVHGKVHEITHNNKGVFKNLNNPLKVTRYHSLIVERESIPKCLEITAYGPKGEIMGLKHRSCLIEGVQFHPEAILTEQGLELLYNFLKESNGYKGETC, encoded by the coding sequence ATGATATTAATGATAGACAATTATGATTCTTTTACCTATAATCTAGTTCAATATCTTTCACAGTTAGGCGAGGAGGTTGTGGTAAAAAGAAATGATGAGATAACATCAGAAGAGATAGAAAAACTTTCTCCGAATATGATAGTAATATCTCCGGGTCCATGTACTCCAGACGATGCCGGAATAAGCCTAGAGGTTATAGAAAACTTCAAGGGCAAAATCCCTATCCTTGGAATATGCTTAGGCCACCAGTCCATAGCCCAGGCATTCGGGGCCAAAATCATAAAGGCATCAGAGCCTGTCCACGGAAAGGTTCACGAAATAACTCACAATAACAAAGGAGTTTTTAAAAACCTAAATAATCCTCTCAAAGTTACAAGATACCACTCCCTCATTGTAGAGAGAGAGAGTATACCAAAGTGTCTTGAAATAACCGCCTATGGACCCAAAGGGGAGATCATGGGGTTAAAACACAGAAGCTGCCTTATAGAGGGAGTACAGTTTCATCCAGAGGCCATCCTTACAGAGCAGGGGTTAGAACTACTTTATAACTTTTTGAAAGAGTCCAATGGATACAAGGGGGAAACATGCTGA
- the pabB gene encoding aminodeoxychorismate synthase component I has product MLIKEITTDLDTGNLFKKFKDDRYPIILESQKDPEKLGRYSFMMSDPFMVIKSKGKSIEITEENTKKNIEGDPFHALQDLLDRYKTDEKSDITFTGGAAGYLSYDLCHHIESLPKTVTDDIHIPDLFLGFYDGILAVDHLENKKYLIAHGFKEDANEIIKKLKVKIEKKINLHRDKTDEKEPVFQSNMGKDFYLNSIQKVKDYIYSGDIYQINFTQRFQCKLNKSPYTLYERLRSTNPAPFASYMNFGEGEIVCCSPERFIQVRDGMIETRPIKGTIKRGSTPEEDAKNRKILEASEKDRSELLMIVDLERNDIGRISETGSVKVTELFNIEEYATLFQQVATITGKLKKDISTTDILKATFPGGSITGAPKIRAMEIIDELEPTSRNIYTGSIGYIAFDGSIDLNIVIRTILCKENAGYFQVGGGIVWDSDAESEYQESLLKGKALKEALMWRG; this is encoded by the coding sequence ATGCTGATAAAGGAAATTACCACCGACCTTGATACAGGAAATCTTTTTAAAAAATTTAAAGATGACAGATATCCAATTATTTTGGAAAGCCAGAAGGATCCAGAAAAATTAGGAAGGTACAGTTTTATGATGTCCGATCCCTTTATGGTGATAAAATCAAAGGGAAAAAGCATAGAAATCACTGAAGAAAACACAAAAAAAAATATAGAGGGAGATCCCTTCCATGCTCTTCAAGACCTTCTAGATCGGTACAAAACAGATGAAAAATCTGACATCACTTTTACCGGAGGGGCTGCAGGCTATCTGTCGTATGACCTCTGTCACCACATAGAGTCTCTTCCGAAAACTGTGACAGATGACATCCATATTCCAGACCTTTTCCTGGGTTTTTACGATGGCATCCTAGCAGTAGATCACTTGGAAAATAAAAAATACCTTATAGCCCATGGATTCAAAGAGGACGCTAATGAGATAATAAAAAAATTAAAAGTTAAAATAGAAAAAAAGATAAATTTACATAGGGATAAAACAGATGAAAAAGAACCGGTATTCCAGAGCAACATGGGTAAAGATTTCTATCTAAACTCTATCCAAAAAGTTAAGGACTACATCTATTCTGGTGATATCTATCAAATTAACTTTACCCAGAGATTCCAGTGTAAGCTAAATAAGTCCCCCTATACCCTCTATGAGAGACTGAGGTCTACAAACCCAGCTCCCTTTGCTAGCTACATGAATTTCGGAGAGGGAGAAATTGTCTGCTGCTCCCCTGAAAGATTCATCCAGGTGAGAGACGGTATGATAGAGACCCGTCCTATAAAAGGAACCATCAAAAGGGGTAGCACTCCCGAAGAGGATGCGAAAAACAGAAAAATTCTTGAAGCAAGTGAGAAGGATAGGTCGGAGCTTCTAATGATAGTTGACCTCGAAAGAAATGATATAGGAAGAATCTCGGAAACTGGAAGTGTAAAAGTTACGGAACTTTTTAATATAGAGGAATATGCCACTCTATTTCAGCAGGTCGCTACCATAACTGGAAAGCTAAAAAAAGATATCTCTACCACAGACATACTTAAGGCAACCTTTCCAGGCGGTTCTATAACTGGAGCACCAAAAATAAGGGCCATGGAGATAATCGACGAACTAGAACCCACTTCTAGAAACATCTACACCGGTTCCATCGGTTATATAGCCTTTGACGGAAGCATTGACCTAAATATAGTTATTCGTACGATACTTTGTAAAGAAAACGCAGGATACTTTCAGGTCGGTGGAGGTATTGTCTGGGATTCAGATGCCGAAAGTGAATATCAGGAAAGTCTCCTGAAAGGCAAAGCACTTAAAGAGGCTCTTATGTGGAGGGGATAG
- a CDS encoding aminotransferase class IV produces MNYWNGKYTETPFSEGELYGTGLFETICIVNKKAKYLLEHYERLYCGGKSLDISFEMSYENFEKIIYDYITRSELNDFALRFTILKRGAGYDILINSRKTTYTRELYERGFSLKTSPLRKNPTSPLTYTKSTCYADNLISLKNAKSLGFDEALHLNFEDEVCEGAISNIFFIKDGIIKTPAVECGLLPGIMRKKVIQKLKEKNIPFQEGHYSLSEFIEADEVFITNSLMHVMWVNAIDDKNYFKRKNTDIIASFFIENKGRD; encoded by the coding sequence GTGAATTATTGGAATGGAAAATATACTGAGACTCCCTTCTCAGAGGGAGAGCTATATGGAACCGGTCTATTTGAGACCATCTGCATAGTAAATAAAAAAGCAAAATATCTCTTAGAACACTATGAAAGGCTTTATTGCGGTGGAAAATCTTTGGATATTTCTTTTGAAATGTCTTATGAGAATTTTGAAAAAATTATATATGATTATATAACAAGGTCTGAACTAAATGATTTCGCCCTGAGATTTACGATCTTAAAAAGAGGAGCAGGTTATGATATCCTGATAAATAGTCGAAAAACAACCTATACTAGGGAGTTATATGAGAGAGGATTCTCTCTCAAGACTTCCCCTTTGAGAAAAAATCCCACTTCTCCTCTGACCTATACAAAGAGCACATGCTATGCTGATAATCTCATCTCCCTAAAGAATGCAAAATCTTTAGGTTTTGATGAAGCTCTTCATCTTAACTTTGAAGATGAAGTATGCGAAGGGGCAATAAGTAATATTTTTTTCATAAAGGACGGAATAATAAAAACCCCAGCTGTAGAGTGCGGGCTCTTGCCTGGCATCATGAGAAAAAAAGTTATTCAAAAGTTGAAGGAAAAAAACATACCTTTTCAAGAGGGACACTACTCTCTTTCTGAGTTTATAGAGGCTGACGAAGTTTTCATTACAAACTCTCTAATGCATGTAATGTGGGTCAATGCAATAGATGACAAGAACTATTTTAAAAGAAAAAATACAGATATCATAGCAAGTTTTTTTATTGAGAATAAGGGGCGAGATTGA
- a CDS encoding OmpH family outer membrane protein, giving the protein MKLYFSFFYIFIFLINVNVFSQSIAVMDPRIVLAQYKKKVDFENDLMEREKKYQYTIYDERMRILKKEKEQLERAIDISLEEKSEIASKHEELDKKYGEMENYLKHLHTEYQGILRRDITIAAIIVGKEKGYDMVIDKEVSFYGGDDITQDVVEFLNSSDKTLLEKSLKKGSNNLELIR; this is encoded by the coding sequence ATGAAGTTATATTTTTCATTTTTTTATATTTTTATATTTTTAATAAATGTGAATGTATTTTCTCAAAGTATTGCAGTTATGGATCCTAGAATAGTGTTGGCCCAATATAAAAAAAAGGTTGATTTTGAAAATGACCTCATGGAGAGGGAGAAAAAATACCAATATACTATTTATGATGAAAGAATGAGAATTTTAAAAAAAGAGAAAGAGCAGCTAGAAAGAGCTATTGATATCTCTTTGGAAGAGAAAAGTGAAATTGCATCAAAACATGAAGAGCTTGATAAAAAATATGGTGAAATGGAAAATTATTTGAAACATCTTCATACAGAATATCAAGGTATTTTAAGGAGGGATATAACCATCGCAGCTATCATAGTTGGAAAAGAGAAGGGATATGATATGGTTATAGACAAAGAAGTGTCTTTTTACGGGGGAGATGACATCACTCAGGATGTTGTCGAATTTTTAAATTCCAGTGACAAAACTTTGCTTGAGAAAAGTTTGAAGAAAGGTTCAAACAATTTGGAACTTATAAGATAA
- a CDS encoding alanine/glycine:cation symporter family protein: MNLRDFVDFLNGVIWSNALVYLCLGIGVYFSIVTRFLQVRHIKEMIKLMFKGASSEKGISSFQALAISISGRVGTGNIAGVATAIALGGPGALFWMWAIAFLGASSAFVESALGQIYKVEKDGEYRGGPSYYIEKGLGIKWYAVLFSIATIMGAGVFLPGVQSNSIASGFEGAFGISSMVTGFFIVALLAIIVFGGVKRIGKVAEIIVPFMAIAYIIMAVIILIMNITEIPRVFVLIVTSAFGANQIFGGILGMAISWGVKRGIYSNEAGQGTGPHAAAAAEVSHPAQQGLVQAFSVYIDTLFVCSATGFMILITGNYNTYNPAGGFLIENLAGAEIGPAYTMAAVDSVFPGIGNMFVAVALFFFAFTTIMAYYYIGETNVAYIEKEGDTKYITIFRVVFLIATYFGAVKTASLAWAIGDIGVGMMAWINIIAIILLRKPALICLKDYEDQISQGIKNPEFHPEKLGIEGADLWERRNARKAASKK, encoded by the coding sequence ATGAATTTAAGAGATTTTGTAGATTTTTTAAATGGGGTAATTTGGAGTAATGCACTAGTATATCTCTGCTTGGGTATAGGAGTTTATTTCTCCATTGTCACAAGATTTTTGCAGGTAAGACATATAAAAGAGATGATAAAACTCATGTTTAAAGGGGCTTCTTCAGAGAAGGGGATATCATCATTTCAGGCCCTTGCGATATCTATTTCAGGTAGAGTAGGAACGGGTAATATAGCAGGAGTTGCCACAGCTATTGCTTTAGGAGGACCTGGTGCGCTGTTTTGGATGTGGGCAATCGCCTTTTTAGGGGCTTCATCTGCATTTGTGGAATCTGCACTAGGACAGATATATAAGGTGGAAAAGGACGGAGAGTATAGAGGGGGGCCATCTTATTATATAGAAAAAGGTCTTGGAATAAAATGGTATGCAGTTTTATTTTCTATAGCCACTATAATGGGAGCTGGAGTTTTTCTCCCGGGAGTACAATCTAATAGTATAGCTTCAGGATTTGAGGGAGCTTTTGGAATATCATCTATGGTAACAGGGTTTTTTATAGTTGCCCTTTTAGCTATTATCGTATTCGGTGGAGTAAAAAGAATAGGAAAAGTTGCAGAAATAATAGTACCTTTTATGGCCATAGCGTATATTATAATGGCGGTAATTATTTTAATCATGAATATAACAGAAATTCCTAGGGTATTTGTACTTATTGTAACTTCTGCCTTTGGTGCCAACCAAATTTTTGGAGGGATACTGGGAATGGCAATATCTTGGGGTGTAAAAAGAGGTATTTACTCAAATGAAGCAGGTCAGGGAACAGGGCCTCATGCGGCAGCAGCAGCAGAAGTCTCTCATCCAGCTCAGCAAGGTCTTGTACAGGCCTTTTCAGTATACATTGATACTTTATTTGTGTGTTCTGCTACAGGATTCATGATACTGATCACAGGGAATTATAACACTTACAATCCAGCTGGAGGCTTTTTGATAGAGAATCTTGCCGGAGCAGAAATAGGACCAGCGTATACAATGGCTGCTGTAGACAGTGTGTTTCCAGGGATAGGAAATATGTTCGTAGCTGTGGCTTTATTCTTCTTTGCCTTTACAACAATAATGGCCTATTACTATATAGGTGAAACAAATGTAGCCTACATAGAAAAAGAAGGGGATACAAAGTATATAACTATATTTAGGGTGGTATTTTTGATTGCAACTTACTTTGGTGCAGTTAAAACTGCTAGTCTTGCATGGGCTATAGGAGATATTGGAGTAGGAATGATGGCGTGGATAAATATTATAGCCATAATACTTCTCCGTAAACCAGCTTTGATATGCCTAAAGGACTATGAAGATCAAATTTCTCAAGGGATAAAAAATCCTGAGTTTCATCCTGAAAAACTTGGGATAGAAGGTGCTGATCTATGGGAAAGAAGAAATGCTAGAAAAGCTGCATCTAAAAAATAG
- a CDS encoding HAD hydrolase-like protein: protein MIRNVVFDLGQVLFRFTPKHYLEKEFSSEKIDLIYKEVFRDKEWEDLSRGLINSEEAARRIASRSSVPYGEAKKILDDRKSFITPIDDNLKILEKLGSNGYKIFLLADFHEDILNEYLNEIPMLQQVYGKVISSEINILKSEKEMYNYFLKKYQLIPKETLLIDDSKHNITNATYFGIKGIVLKKPEDLSVELEKLEIL, encoded by the coding sequence ATGATAAGAAATGTAGTTTTTGATTTAGGACAGGTACTTTTCAGATTTACACCAAAGCACTATTTAGAAAAAGAATTTAGCTCTGAGAAAATAGATTTAATATACAAAGAAGTTTTCAGAGATAAGGAGTGGGAGGACCTCAGCAGAGGATTAATTAATTCTGAGGAAGCGGCGAGAAGAATCGCTTCAAGGTCCTCAGTTCCTTATGGGGAAGCAAAAAAAATATTAGATGACAGAAAGAGCTTTATTACTCCTATAGATGATAATCTAAAAATTTTGGAAAAACTAGGCAGCAACGGATACAAAATATTTCTTTTAGCCGACTTTCATGAGGATATTTTAAACGAATATCTAAATGAAATTCCTATGCTTCAGCAGGTCTACGGAAAAGTAATTTCTTCTGAGATAAACATATTAAAATCAGAAAAAGAGATGTACAATTATTTTTTAAAAAAATATCAGCTTATTCCAAAAGAAACACTTCTCATAGACGACTCAAAACACAATATCACCAATGCAACATATTTTGGTATAAAGGGAATTGTATTAAAAAAACCCGAAGACCTATCTGTTGAACTAGAAAAATTGGAAATACTCTAA
- the citF gene encoding citrate lyase subunit alpha, with the protein MRNILGREIPDYIEGYGEVKHYNGYLAGKGEKLKRAFKFKNVLPGDEKLYRGLKSLMDQLPLKDGMVLSFHHHLRNGDFILNMVMDEIAKRGYKDITIAASSIFPCHKEIVKYIENGVITQIYAAYISGPVAEAISSGKLAKPAVMHTHGGRARLMESGDLNVDFAFIAAPTSDEYGNINGVDGKSACGALGYAHSDAHCADITVAITDNLVEYPNPRFEIDQTLIDYVVVVDAIGDPNGIVSGTTQITKNPIGLKIASLTSKFIKESGYFKNGMSFQTGAGGTSLAVAAEVREQMKKDKICGSFASGGITGYIVDMYKDGLFKSLFDVQCFDLEAIKSAKENPDHITMSASMYANADNKGAVVNKLDVVILGATEMDTNFNVNVTTTSDGKIMGGSGGHSDTSAGSKLSIIVSQLVNSRISVIKDKVTTITTPGETVDVLVTEKGIAINPKRTDLIEKFKDSKLPIKTIEELQEIAESMTGKPKDIESGGKIVAVVEYRDGTVVDIIKEMKK; encoded by the coding sequence ATGAGAAATATTTTGGGAAGAGAAATTCCTGATTATATAGAAGGTTATGGTGAGGTAAAACATTACAATGGTTATCTGGCCGGTAAGGGTGAAAAATTAAAAAGAGCTTTTAAATTTAAAAATGTATTGCCAGGCGACGAAAAGTTGTATAGAGGTTTAAAGTCTCTTATGGATCAACTTCCACTTAAAGATGGCATGGTTTTATCTTTTCACCATCACCTGAGAAATGGAGATTTTATTCTTAACATGGTTATGGATGAAATCGCCAAAAGAGGTTATAAAGATATAACCATTGCGGCAAGTTCTATATTTCCATGTCATAAAGAGATTGTAAAATATATAGAAAATGGTGTAATAACACAGATATATGCAGCCTATATATCTGGTCCTGTAGCTGAAGCTATATCATCTGGAAAATTAGCTAAACCTGCTGTAATGCACACACACGGGGGAAGAGCAAGACTTATGGAGTCTGGTGATCTAAATGTTGATTTTGCTTTTATAGCAGCTCCAACTTCAGATGAGTATGGAAATATAAATGGTGTGGACGGAAAATCTGCTTGCGGAGCTTTGGGATACGCTCATTCTGATGCTCATTGTGCAGATATAACAGTAGCTATAACAGATAACCTTGTAGAGTATCCAAATCCTAGATTTGAAATAGACCAAACATTAATAGATTACGTTGTAGTCGTAGATGCAATCGGAGATCCAAATGGAATCGTATCTGGAACTACTCAGATTACCAAAAATCCCATAGGGCTTAAAATAGCTTCACTTACTTCTAAGTTCATAAAAGAATCTGGATATTTTAAAAATGGCATGAGTTTTCAAACTGGTGCAGGTGGGACCTCGCTTGCGGTAGCTGCTGAAGTGAGAGAGCAGATGAAAAAAGATAAGATATGTGGTAGTTTTGCTTCTGGGGGTATTACTGGTTATATAGTCGATATGTACAAGGATGGTCTTTTCAAATCACTTTTTGACGTCCAGTGTTTTGACCTTGAGGCTATTAAATCTGCTAAGGAAAACCCAGATCACATAACCATGTCTGCTTCTATGTATGCAAACGCTGATAATAAGGGAGCAGTTGTTAATAAATTGGATGTAGTTATATTAGGAGCCACAGAGATGGATACTAATTTCAATGTGAATGTAACTACAACTTCAGACGGAAAAATCATGGGAGGTTCTGGAGGGCACAGTGACACTTCTGCGGGATCGAAACTTTCCATTATAGTTTCTCAACTAGTAAATTCAAGAATTTCTGTAATAAAGGATAAAGTTACTACAATAACAACTCCTGGAGAAACGGTAGATGTTCTTGTAACTGAAAAAGGGATAGCGATAAACCCTAAAAGGACAGACTTGATTGAAAAATTTAAAGATTCTAAACTACCGATCAAAACTATAGAGGAACTACAAGAGATTGCCGAGTCTATGACAGGGAAACCAAAAGATATAGAATCTGGTGGTAAAATAGTGGCAGTTGTGGAATACAGAGATGGTACAGTTGTAGACATAATAAAAGAGATGAAAAAGTAA